Part of the Pagrus major chromosome 9, Pma_NU_1.0 genome, TGTGAAGCTTATCACATTCCACTAAATTGCCCAAGGTATGTAAAACAATTAAGGCAGTGGGGGCCTGAAGGTGAAGTGCCTTGAGCAAACAGCATTCTCTTTGTGAAATTATCCTGGtgaattaaaatacaataaatacaacagattcaaaacaacaggaaacacatcCACACTCTGCTAATGTACAATTACAAACAAGGTTAATTACTGATAAGCCATATTGAGTCCTGCAAAAAAGGACTTGAATCTAATTTTAGCACAGTACATTTGTTTACCAGGTAGCAGGTGAGAGTGGTTTAAGCTGACATGTTATCACTACAGGGGACCCTGGAGCCAAAGTGACTAATGTTTAACAGATTAGTATGTTGATGATGAATCTCCACAGTAACACTCAGACCACGCTCATTTGTGGCACACTGTAGCTCGGGGTAAGTGAATTCAATCTCTGCCTACTATAAGGAATCGTGgactgtaaatgtatgtttaatatatatatatgtatcttTGTAAAATAGGTTTATGAAGGCAGTTACTTAGAGTGTGACTTGCACTGCTGATCTTTTGGAATTTGAGATAATGCCCAACAAAGCCCAAGAGGTATGTgtaatctgttttcattttcaccgTCATGTATCTTCGATCAACAAAGACAGTTGTTGatggtgatgtttttttttaggatgcTGTGATTAAcctgaaaacactgcaggagATATCCAGCCAGCTCGGTTTTGAGTGGACAGTTTTGGCGTACGAGCTTGGCTTCAACAGAACTGAGATAGGCCGGTTCCACACCAAATCTACAGAGAAGAGTGTCCAGGCTAGGAACATGCTGGAAAGCTGGTaacgtgtgtgcatgtgtgtttacctTAATGCTGATGTAAAATGTAGTCACTGCCAGCatacagatactgtatattgtaattTTAATAACAAGGATATCACCATGGGGGTAATCTAGATTTTTCTTTGGTCTACTGGGCTTTGACTTTCAGGCTTTCTACGCACTGTAGAGCCTGAAACTGATCTCCTGTTCACATCTTCAGTCTCAAATGTTTCTCAGATGTCCATCCTTATCTACAGGTATGAGAAATCATGGGATAAGCCCAATAAGACCAAGCTGTTGCAAGATGGACTGGAGCAAGCAGGCAGACGGGACCTGGCTGAGAGGCTGCGCTGCCTCCACTGGGGCCACCAGAAGCTAAGCCAAAGGGTTGAGCTGCCCTCCGCCTTCCCCTTCATCATCACAGTCCACAAGACCATTCACAACCAGGACGCACTACGCAGGATCAACGACCTCAACCGTAGATACACTTAAAGCTGGGTCTAAATGCACATAGCTGTGGTTACGTTCATAGTATAGAAGTAGGCTACACGGCACAGTAATCTGATATAAATGTGCTTAGTGTCACTGAACAAGCAAATGAGAGCCATGTATATAGTCATTCCACCTTTTGTCTTGTACAACATTTAAGCTTTGtaataaagatgaaaaacattttggaacCATCTTAAATTCCTTTTATTCCAGTAAAATGACAATTTTGTCATAAATCTTGAAATGACTTATTTTGTCCAAAGAACAGTACAAAATGTAAAGCTATTCAATTTAcagtgatgttaaaaaaaagagtttgacTTGTATGTGTGATACATAACAGAAATGACAAATTATCTAAattattgttgattaatttaataaatcGACTTATTGCTTCTATTTCTAAGAGTAGCTGGCACTTGGGTTGTGGTAAGATCGGTTATATACATACAAGGATTCTGACTCgtgcatgaataaaaaaagaagcataGGCataagacaacaaaaaaaaaaaaaaacaaagctagATAAGCAATCTATAACCTATAAAAAACCTTTATAGATATGAACAGCAGTGGACAACATATATC contains:
- the LOC141001956 gene encoding p53-induced death domain-containing protein 1, producing the protein MPNKAQEDAVINLKTLQEISSQLGFEWTVLAYELGFNRTEIGRFHTKSTEKSVQARNMLESWYEKSWDKPNKTKLLQDGLEQAGRRDLAERLRCLHWGHQKLSQRVELPSAFPFIITVHKTIHNQDALRRINDLNRRYT